A genomic stretch from Kribbella amoyensis includes:
- a CDS encoding DUF4097 family beta strand repeat-containing protein: MAEVRQVGALLLATGVGLTIWSFADRESNDRHEVSERISEVRLASSSADVTIRTDDVDKTVVEEQRTYWFLKRGKGYEVNGSTLKLDGDCGWQCRADYVITVPRGTKVTGENGSGDLEFYGVGSVDARSQSGDVLVEDVTGDVKVELTSGDLSIDRVTGKVELESTSGDVEATRLKGGPVTAKTTSGDVKVELDEAADVTAEGRSGDVEITAPAGSYRTETSTRSGDVENAFGQTSDGTRLLKATTVSGDVELHSR, from the coding sequence ATGGCCGAGGTCAGGCAGGTCGGCGCACTGCTGCTGGCGACCGGGGTGGGGTTGACGATCTGGTCGTTCGCGGATCGCGAATCGAACGACCGGCACGAGGTGAGCGAGCGGATCTCCGAGGTCCGGCTGGCCTCGTCGAGCGCCGATGTCACCATCCGGACCGACGACGTGGACAAGACCGTCGTCGAGGAGCAGCGGACGTACTGGTTCCTGAAGCGCGGCAAGGGCTACGAGGTGAACGGGTCGACGCTGAAGCTGGACGGCGACTGCGGTTGGCAGTGCCGCGCCGACTACGTCATCACCGTCCCGCGCGGGACCAAGGTGACCGGCGAGAACGGCAGCGGGGACCTGGAGTTCTACGGCGTCGGGAGTGTGGACGCCAGGTCGCAGTCCGGCGACGTACTGGTCGAGGACGTGACCGGCGACGTGAAGGTCGAGCTCACGTCCGGGGACCTGAGCATCGACCGGGTGACCGGCAAGGTGGAGCTGGAGAGTACTTCCGGCGACGTCGAGGCGACCCGGCTGAAGGGCGGCCCGGTCACCGCGAAGACGACCTCAGGTGACGTGAAGGTGGAGCTGGACGAGGCCGCCGACGTGACCGCCGAGGGGCGCAGCGGCGATGTCGAGATCACCGCGCCGGCCGGCAGCTACCGGACCGAGACCTCGACCCGCAGCGGTGACGTCGAGAACGCGTTCGGCCAGACGAGCGACGGTACCCGGCTGCTCAAGGCAACCACCGTGAGCGGGGACGTCGAACTGCACTCCCGCTGA
- a CDS encoding DUF6458 family protein, with the protein MSIGVGIFLMVVGAILAFAVRDSWEAVDLTVVGYILMLAGLAGIVLSFYITNRRRRVPSEAIDPAVEEEYRVVEEHHRDVRE; encoded by the coding sequence ATGAGCATCGGTGTGGGGATCTTCTTGATGGTGGTGGGCGCCATCCTCGCGTTCGCCGTCCGGGACTCGTGGGAGGCCGTCGACCTGACCGTGGTCGGCTACATCCTGATGCTCGCCGGACTGGCCGGGATCGTGCTCTCCTTCTACATCACCAACCGCCGCCGGCGAGTCCCGTCCGAGGCCATCGACCCGGCGGTCGAGGAGGAGTACCGCGTCGTCGAGGAGCACCACCGCGACGTGCGGGAGTAG